The genomic window CGCCCTTATGGCGGTTTTCTTTTTCGTGATCGGTCTGGAGATCAAGCAAGAGGTATTGATCGGTGAGTTGAGTTCCGTGCGGAAGGCGCTATTGCCTATTATCGCCGCCTGTGGTGGAATGATCGTGCCGGTCTTATTTTATATGTTAGTATGTAATACGCCTCCCGAGGTAAACGGGGCGGCTATTCCGATGGCTACGGATATCGCTTTCGCCTTGGCCGTATTGGGCTTGTTGGGGAAGCGGGTGCCGTTGAGCATGCGTATCTTCTTGACCGCCTTGGCTGTGGTGGATGATATTGGAGGTATCATAATTATCGCCCTGTTTTATAGCGGGCATATCGCTTTCGAGCCTTTGTTGATATCCCTGATAGTCCTCGCTTTGTTGTATGTGGGAGGAAAGTTCCGGGTACACAACCGATTGTTTTTCTATATCGGTGGCTTTATCGTTTGGCTGCTATTTCTGGAGTCAGGAATCCATCCGACAATCGCCGGCGTGTTGATCGCCTTTACGGTTCCTGCCCGTCCGGTTGTTAAGCTAGATGATTTCACGTGTGATATGACCGGGTATTTGAATATGCTGGACTATACCGAGGTTCGTCAGTCCCGTAAAGCGGAAGTGCTTACGCCTACACAAATTCAGGTATTGAATAACATCCATACGTTGGCGGATAAAACGATCAGTCCGTTGCAGACCATCGCTGATAAGTTGCATCCTTTGGTAAACTATGTGATACTTCCTTTATTCGCTTTCGTGAATGC from Parabacteroides distasonis ATCC 8503 includes these protein-coding regions:
- the nhaA gene encoding Na+/H+ antiporter NhaA; translated protein: MDRTINVILKPLRRFAIQKPNASLLLFAATIVAMVLANSPWADRYHQLLAFPIDLQAGQFNFFAHHGETMSMLAFVNDALMAVFFFVIGLEIKQEVLIGELSSVRKALLPIIAACGGMIVPVLFYMLVCNTPPEVNGAAIPMATDIAFALAVLGLLGKRVPLSMRIFLTALAVVDDIGGIIIIALFYSGHIAFEPLLISLIVLALLYVGGKFRVHNRLFFYIGGFIVWLLFLESGIHPTIAGVLIAFTVPARPVVKLDDFTCDMTGYLNMLDYTEVRQSRKAEVLTPTQIQVLNNIHTLADKTISPLQTIADKLHPLVNYVILPLFAFVNAGVTFGDIQPQTLVNVPLAVFVGLFVGKTLGIFSFSYLFACTPFASMPTGMSKRNLFGVSMLGGIGFTVALFIANLSFDGSTAAGADLLNQAKLGVFTGSFISGLCGYLVLKWVLPKEKVETI